The Manihot esculenta cultivar AM560-2 chromosome 1, M.esculenta_v8, whole genome shotgun sequence genome has a window encoding:
- the LOC110608883 gene encoding uncharacterized protein LOC110608883 — protein sequence MNANRQWMYNRLKDGLLNTEFLNGLEEFIQFASTHPECMDGMNIRCPCSMKRCSNRRFLCVDDVRYHLMKNGFVPNYYRWTAHGECWDDQGTSSVLLSETIMENDFQTGTSGRYHEMVLEGFGLPPQIEFMEEEPNADAQRLYEMLQAASEELWPGCNKHTKLSAVARLMNMKSEHHFSVKCFDQIVEFLKEVLPEDNVLPDNFYKTKKLIEGLGLPVEKIDCCRNNCMIYWSGDAELQECKFCQLPIYKRTVNSLTKQVVHKPYKKMYYFPLTPRLQRLYASDATAPHMRWHAEHEYEEGVMHHPSDSPAWKHFNACYPSFGSEIRNVMLGLSTDGFQPFGQSGQQYSSWPIILTPYNLPPWLCMKSEYMFLTVIVPGPNNPKFKIDIFLQPLIEELKQLWNMGVETYDVDKKQNFLMRVALLWTISDFPAYAMLSGWSTAGRLACPYCMDNTDAFTLPRGGKQCWFDNHRKFLNHNHPWRKNKSWFRKNKVVTEHAPLVRTGEEILHEIESLGLMRVTDPGSDVVNAVISKTCGWRKRSIFWDLPYWSSLLIRHNLDVMHIEKNFFDNLFNTIMNIEGKTKDNAKAREDMREICRQPELEINAETGRYPKAIYALDKPAKQVICEWMKGLRFPDGYVSNMARCVDMNKYRLFGMKSHDCHIFMQRLLPIAFRELLPMRVWEAITELSIFFKQLTSTILREEDMQRLEEDIPVILCKLERIFPPGFFDSMEHLSVHLAYEARIGGPVQYRWMYPYERYNGILKKNIKNKAKVEGSIANAYLVEEASSFCAYYFESHVSTRHRRVPRNDDGGVVKDQEIEGNLSIFKYPGRPIGQSKKRILTKDERNAAHLYILLNCEEVSPFIKIYIEELRRISPNIIDGEVDITLENNFPTWFKAYVHEPTNTVNNPLIQDLAKGPLNTVNVYTGYYVNGYKFHTEGRSANRMTVNCGVCIKGTNYSDQSSDYYGKLIEVLEVEYPALPMKRTVLFHCEWFDPTPNVGVKIHLMYNIVDVNQRRRFHKYEPFVLASQAQQVYYIPYPSLRRARSDWQSVIKIKARPVIELPNVVVPSTASTTDAYQEDTVTLQPLVLNEEGLPETLNDPAGGEVLISELVEEEEEDETYHYSTSDNDEYYLD from the exons ATGAATGCCAATCGACAGTGGATGTATAATAGGCTCAAGGACGGGTTGTTGaatactgaatttttaaatggtTTAGAGGAGTTCATACAATTTGCTTCAACCCATCCTGAATGTATGGATGGTATGAATATAAGATGTCCTTGTAGTATGAAAAGGTGTTCGAATCGGAGGTTCCTCTGTGTGGACGATGTACGATATCATCTGATGAAAAATGGTTTCGTCCCTAATTACTACAGGTGGACAGCACATGGTGAATGTTGGGATGATCAAGGTACCTCTAGTGTGCTATTGTCTGAAACTATCATGGAAAATGATTTTCAAACTGGGACTAGTGGCCGATACCATGAAATGGTACTTGAAGGGTTTGGTTTACCGCCTCAAATTGAATTCATGGAGGAGGAACCTAATGCCGATGCACAAAGGTTGTATGAAATGTTACAAGCAGCAAGTGAAGAGTTATGGCCAGGATGCAATAAGCACACAAAACTGTCTGCTGTGGCACGTTTGATGAACATGAAATCGGAGCATCATTTCTCTGTAAAATGTTTTGATCAGATTGtcgagtttttgaaagaagttCTACCTGAAGATAATGTGCTTCctgataatttttataaaacgaAAAAGTTAATTGAGGGTTTGGGTCTACCAGTGGAAAAGATTGATTGTTGCAGAAATAATTGCATGATATATTGGTCTGGTGACGCTGAGTTACAAGAATGCAAGTTTTGCCAGCTTCCTATATATAAACGCACGGTAAACAGCTTGACAAAGCAAGTTGTTCATAAGCCATATAAGAAGATGTATTACTTTCCTCTCACTCCAAGGTTACAACGGCTTTATGCATCAGACGCAACAGCACCTCATATGAGATGGCATGCTGAACATGAATATGAGGAAGGGGTCATGCATCATCCATCTGATTCTCCTGCATGGAAACACTTCAATGCATGTTATCCATCATTTGGATCAGAGATAAGGAATGTGATGCTTGGATTGTCTACTGACGGATTCCAACCATTTGGACAATCTGGCCAACAGTACTCATCTTGGCCCATCATTCTGACACCGTATAATCTTCCGCCATGGCTATGTATGAAGTCAGAATATATGTTTCTCACTGTTATAGTTCCGGGCCCAAATAatcctaaatttaaaattgatatattcTTACAACCCTTAATTGAAGAACTAAAACAATTATGGAACATGGGGGTTGAGACATATGATGTGGATAAGAAGCAAAATTTTCTCATGAGGGTTGCTTTGCTATGGACCATTAGTGACTTTCCTGCTTATGCCATGCTTTCTGGTTGGAGCACTGCAGGAAGGCTTGCATGCCCATATTGTATGGATAACACTGATGCATTTACTTTGCCAAGAGGTGGCAAACAATGTTGGTTTGACAATCATCGCAAATTTTTGAACCATAACCATCCATGGCGGAAGAATAAATCATGGTTTAGAAAAAACAAAGTTGTAACTGAACATGCACCTCTAGTAAGGACTGGAGAGGAAATTTTGCATGAGATAGAGAGTCTTGGATTAATGAGAGTGACAGATCCAGGTTCAGATGTTGTTAATGCTGTTATTAGTAAGACATGTGGATGGAGGAAACGCAGCATATTCTGGGATTTACCTTATTGGAGTTCCTTGCTTATTAGACACAACCTTGATGTAATGCATATTGAAAAGAATTTTTTTGATAACTTGTTCAATACCATTATGAATATAGAGGGCAAAACAAAAGATAATGCAAAAGCAAGAGAAGATATGAGGGAAATATGTCGGCAGCCTGAGTTGGAGATTAATGCAGAAACTGGCAGGTATCCAAAAGCAATATATGCATTGGACAAACCGGCAAAACAAGTTATTTGTGAATGGATGAAGGGACTCAGATTTCCTGATGGTTATGTGTCTAACATGGCACGATGTGTCGACATGAACAAGTACAGATTATTTGGAATGAAAAGTCATGATTGTCATATTTTCATGCAAAGGTTGTTGCCTATTGCTTTTCGTGAATTATTACCAATGAGAGTGTGGGAAGCAATTACCGAGCTAAGCATTTTCTTTAAGCAACTAACGAGTACTATCTTACGGGAGGAAGATATGCAAAGGCTTGAAGAGGACATTCCGGTTATACTATGCAAATTGGAGCGAATATTTCCTCCGGGTTTCTTCGACTCGATGGAACATCTTTCAGTTCATCTTGCATATGAAGCTCGCATTGGGGGTCCAGTGCAATATCGTTGGATGTATCCATATGAGCG GTACAATGGAATTTTAaagaagaatattaaaaataaagccaAAGTTGAAGGATCAATTGCTAATGCATACTTGGTAGAAGAAGCATCTTCTTTTTGTGCTTACTATTTTGAGTCACATGTTTCTACAAGGCATCGACGGGTTCCACGTAATGATGATGGTGGTGTAGTGAAAGATCAGGAGATTGAAGGAAATCTATCAATATTCAAATATCCGGGTAGACCCATAGGTCAATCAAAGAAAAGGATATTGACAAAGGATGAAAGAAATGCAGCTCATTTATATATCTTACTAAATTGTGAAGAAGTTTCGCCATTTATCAA AATATATATTGAGGAACTACGGAGGATATCACCTAACATTATCGATGGGGAGGTAGACATCACATTGGAGAATAACTTTCCCACATGGTTCAAAGCATAC GTACATGAACCAACCAACACAGTGAACAATCCTCTCATCCAAGATTTAGCCAAAGGACCTCTAAATACAGTGAATGTGTACACAGGATACTATGTAAATGGATACAAATTTCACACTGAGGGACGAAGTGCTAATCGAATGACGGTGAATTGTGGTGTATGCATTAAAGGAACGAACTATAGTGATCAATCAAGTGATTACTATGGTAAGTTGATAGAGGTTCTTGAAGTAGAGTACCCGGCTTTACCTATGAAGCGGACAGTTCTATTCCACTGTGAATGGTTTGATCCTACCCCAAATGTTGGAGTGAAAATTCATTTAATGTACAATATTGTGGATGTAAATCAAAGAAGGAGATTTCATAAGTATGAGCCATTTGTTTTGGCTAGCCAGGCACAACAAGTTTATTACATTCCTTATCCTTCTTTAAGACGAGCAAGGTCTGATTGGCAATCTGTGATAAAAATTAAAGCCAGGCCAGTGATTGAATTACCAAATGTTGTTGTACCTTCGACAGCGTCAACAACAGATGCATATCAAGAAGATACTGTAACTTTGCAGCCTTTAGTCTTAAATGAAGAAGGATTACCTGAGACATTAAATGATCCAGCGGGTGGTGAAGTGTTGATTTCGGAAttagttgaagaagaagaagaagatgagacATATCATTATTCAACTTCAGACAATGATGAATATTACTTAGATTAG
- the LOC122723355 gene encoding uncharacterized protein LOC122723355: MKRRRKKRSAYISNEVWDKWNLDWSTPEYVAKSVKYAKNRLTEKGGAGAGPSKHTGGSITHEEHARRIQNAKIDKVPPTAAELFLHTHTKKSDRNKFVDKRAELVYENYLKLKEQHSSQNVGSDHVEGDVGTINEDQLFITAAGGWQGSRVYGLGSAASSAFSQTGTVGKTTNVPSSQSPEWKKEIEAKFEEKYNSLQKLVEDQNQIIARMRDELQATRMGQQSSSLMPSTSDMPPAQRSPGDSHID; this comes from the exons atgaaaagaagaagaaaaaagaggagTGCTTATATATCAAATGAAGTTTGGGATAAATGGAATTTAGATTGGAGTACTCCAGAGTATGTAGCAAAGTCAGTGAAGTACGCAAAGAACCGCCTAACAGAGAAGGGAGGTGCAGGAGCTGGTCCTTCTAAACATACAGGTGGGTCCATAACACATGAGGAGCATGCAAGACGCATACAAAATGCTAAGATAGACAAAGTTCCTCCAACAGCAGCTGAGTTGTTTCTCCACACCCATACAAAGAAGAGTGATCGCAACAAATTTGTTGATAAACGAGCTGAACTTGTTTAT GAAAATTATTTGAAGCTAAAAGAACAACATTCAAGCCAGAATGTGGGATCAGATCATGTGGAAGGAGATGTAGGAACTATTAATGAGGATCAATTGTTCATTACTGCAGCAGGAGGATGGCAAGGAAGTCGAGTTTATGGTTTAGGTAGTGCTGCATCTTCTGCCTTCTCTCAAACAGGAACTGTGGGAAAAACAACAAATGTTCCATCATCACAATCACCAGAATGGAAGAAGGAAATTGAAGCAAAGTTTGAAGAGAAATATAATAGTTTGCAGAAACTTGTAGAAGACCAAAATCAGATAATAGCTCGAATGCGTGATGAACTACAGGCAACGAGGATGGGACAGCAGTCTTCCTCATTGATGCCATCAACATCTGATATGCCTCCAGCTCAAAGATCCCCTGGTGATTCACATATAGATTAG